gtatccacatcTTGTGTTCAACTGATTTATCCATGCTTTGACTGCAGGCAAAGTGGATGGAATCACACACAGATGTTTTCTGATTTTGGAAGTGACGATGAAGACTCGAATGGTCCCTTTTCCAAGCAGCATACTGTTGCTTCTCGTAATGGATCAAAAGCTTCAACGCGGTATGTGCCATGACATTGCCTTGCTGAAAGGCTGCCTGAAAAGCTGAAACAATTACCAAGCTGAAAAGCTGCCTGAGAAGCTGGAACAATCATAATTGTTTGTATTTGCTTTTATTCACGTCCAGGTCGAACCGAAAGCATCAAGATAAGAACTTgcaggaaaagttcattgatcaCTCGACTGGTGAGCCCCTAGATTTACTTGACCAGAAGACAATGCGGTTGGCTCTCAAATCGACAGGAAAAAAGAGGGCTGCacccgatgacgatgacgacgacgagattGAGATGGACCCTGAAGGCCGTATGATCATTCGCGAAGAACGGGAAAGGCGTAAAAAGAAGCCTGTCGTCTCGCATGACGAGGAGGCTGATGACAAGACCTCTGTCAGAAGCCAGTCAGTGAAGAGGAGGAAGGTGGCCAGCACTGGTTGGTCCTACACGGGCCATGAGTACACCAGCAAGAAGGCCGGTGGTGATCTCAAGAAGAAAGACAAGATGGAGCCGTATGCTTACTGGCCTTTGGATCGTAAGCTGCTCAACCGCAGGTCGGATCGCAAGCAGTCCGCACGCAAGGGCATGGCCAGTGTCATGAAGATGGCGAAAAGGTTTGAGGGGAAGAGCGCTTCGGGTGCCCTCGCAGCCAAGAGGACACAAAAACAtaagctgaagaagaacaagtgaTAGACTTGAGGAGTGTAGGGAATTTTTGTAACTGTACAGTGAGGGTTTAGCTAGCACTAGTTGCGCTTGTTGGGGCGTATTTATGCTGGTGCCGTTTCTCTGGGTTTTTTCCTGAAGGAAAATTTTGACTGCTTCTCCGGTTTTGTCCTGGAGGAAAAACTTCAGTTTCTTGTTCGCAAGATATACTTTTCTGTATCTTATGTTTTTTGTACTTCCAGAATCAGATTGACTGAAATGTGTTGTAATTTAGATTGATGGTGGAATGTAAAACCTTGCAATTTGTCATCTGGTGCTAGTTTGTCTAAGCTGTACGCCTTTATTTCTAATACAAAACACTTGTGTGGATAGCTGATGATGGCTCTCAAAGTTGGAGGTAATAGATTGATGACAGTTGAAGTAGATGCATCTTTTGTGCATATCTTTGTTCGTGAGAGCGTAAAAATGTAGCTGTATGAGAGTGAAATAAAGTTTGgggatgactagctcatcgtaccAATTACATGTTGCGACCTGCCACATTAGCTTCAGGAGACGATGTTTTTGGATACACAACCAGGGATGTAGGTTCTGCTTTTGGTTTAGAAATGTGTCCTAACAAGGAATTCAAAAGCCTGAGGCTTTGTTCGGTTCCACCGAAAATGAGAGGGGTTGACATGGATTGACGAGGATTAAATCCCATCTACTCCATGTCAATCCCTCTCAATCCACTTGGAGTAGTATAAATTCCAATGTGCTCAGTGTCAATCCACTTGGACAGTGGATTAACCGAACAAAGCCTGAGGATGTGGATGCTCTGAAGCAAGCTGTTGTGATGAAGATTTGTGCAACGACACATGATGCTCAAGTGGTGACTGGGAGCTGTTCTGTGCAAGCGAAAGGCTTCGACCGATGTGCTCCTAGAGCCGTTCCCTGTCATTTTGAGTCGCTTGATATCTCTGGATTGTCTCGGTCCGTAGTCTTTGTGAATTGTCATGGATGTTGTGGATTTACTggtgtagcatagccttttcttagGTGCTAACAGTAACAGGTTTTCGTTCCATGATGTGCATACCATGTGCGGCAGATTTGGTGTTAATGTAGAGCTCATTATTCTCCCTTTTGGGTTTCCTTCTTTTAACCACTTTGAACTGATGTATTTTCATTATGTGGACAATGCAAATGGGATTAGCCcagtttgaaaaaaaaattccACTATCAGCCCTGCATAACCAATTGAATGCAGTAGCACTATGAACACTCCATTTTCTATAAAAAGAGTACCACTATGAATTTGAACACGTTAAAAAACGAGAGCACTAGGTCTTTTTTCAAGAGAGAGAAAGtagcatttttgttttgtttttgagaATCCGGAGAGAAAATAGCATATCCTATGTGCTCAGCGTCAGGCGCCGAACTAGGGCGGCTGCGGTAGGGTGGCGGCCCCGCCGGTTGCCTGTACGTTTCGGAAAAAAAAAAaaggtgttttctgttttttttttgcgagaggcacggttttactttcgcgaaaggcacggttttgccttcgcgtctcctgaaaaggaaaaaaacgcgttttctgctctttttttttcgcgagagacacgattttgccttcgcgacccgtgcctctcggaaagggaaaaaacacgttttctattttttctatcgcgtgaggcacggttttttcgtcaggttttttcttctagtttttttcatgaaaaaaaagttcgtcaaaacctatcaacgtGGGATCTAATTTTGAAGTTCTCGACGCAAgaaagccaacggtgaaaacgATTCGAGATTTGGAGCACGATTTAGAAGATAAAACGTTTTAAAAATACGAATCTACGAAAAAAGAAAAACCTTCAAGGTTGCGACGTGACACGCATGCAGCGCCCCACTTATCACAACGTGTGAAGATGGGAGTAATCATTGAAAGGTGTATTAAATTTTGCCTGGCTCCTCACGTTGTCGTTGTCAGGTGGTTCCCAAGGATAGCTTGGTGGTGCAGCTGCTCGGTGCAAAGTTAGTGGGCCTGGTACTTCTATGGGCTTTCAGTACTGAGGCACATCTCCTTGCTTTTGATAAGGCCGATTTCAAAAAGGCTGGGCGCATGCATCCACGCATTGTCAAGAGCAATAGCATTTTAGCCTAAAAAAAGAGAGCACTAGCATTTGAATGAAATTCAGAAGATAAAGAAGTTGCATTTGAATGATATGAAAAAAGGGCAGTAGCATTTTCTTCATGCTGCCATCTGTACATCAATTAGCTGCGCTGACTGTAACCAATTATTCCAGTTCCAAAGCCGCTCAGTGTTCACTGAGATTATTCACACATATTTGTTTTGGTTCAGATTTTATGGGCAGTCAGACTGAAGATGTAAATGCTAAGACGTTTGCTCTTTGAGTGTCATGCCATTCACAGTTTGGTCAAGTATCTCTGACATCTTACCACAACAAGGAGCTTTCTTCTTCCATCATAACAGCAATGGACACTGAATCAATCGAGAGTACAATgcccaacaacaaccacaacaacaacaacaacaacaacatagcgTCACAAACCGAGAAAAAAGAATGCGGTAACATCGATGAGTCTCACACACTAGGTTCTCTTACAAACCTTCTAAGGGGGGCCTACATAGCCTTCGACGAAGCATCCCCCCTCGTAACAGCTTCCGGCGCTGGCGCTCTATCGGCTGCAGTGCGATACCGAGTGACCATTGACATGGTCAGGACATAAGGCGACAAGGGACCAGATGGTTGCATCGAGGGTCATACTACTCTGGGCTGCTGCGGGCTCAGCATCTCGTCCTCGGACGAGACATCGTGCTTCGACGACAGCTTCTGCTTCTGCCCGTTTCGTCTCCTGCTGGTGTTCCCGCCTCGCGCCCTTGGCGCTTGCTTGGCATCACTCGTCTGCAGATAGACGAGATGAAATGGTCAGCTTGGATGGAAATGACTTGCGCAGCTACTGATCAGCACTCCACAAAAATGTGTTAACCTCACTGCAGAAACCTAAGTGAAGGATTATACAAACACATAAGTATTCTCTTGTCTGTTATTGATTACTAAACCACCAGGACATCCGAGATCAACTGTCGTGTGTTGTCGCCGTACGCCATGGCAAGTTGAGCCAACCAGTGTCAACCAGCACCGCTACTTTGAAGATTCTTAAAGAACAATAGGAAATATAGAATATCATCAGATAACAGATGCGGCTTTATCATGAAGCATTCAACTGGTTGTCAATTTAAGGTAGCCAGAACAACACGTGTTCTCACGATAAAAGGATGCGGTGAACAAGTCAGCAACAGCACCATACAACGTAGAACAACTTTAAAAAAGGCGAAAGTTGCAAAGCAAAAAGGTCATGTATGGCCCCATCCTATCTGTTTATTTAGTTGCTAAAAAGCCATTTATCTCACAGAAAATTTACAATTTCTCTAAATGCCATAGACCGTGAGACAAGTCACATAATGTCAATACAAAAAGCCTATCCAAAGGCAATTTACCTACGCGAGAAAAGTAGCTCAGCGGACTGTTCTACCATATGAGCCATACTAAAGACAGTGATGTGCCACTAATGGATTATTCAGAAGGCCCTATCAACAAACCTCATAGCTGATAAGCAAGCCCTCGTGTGAAGAATACATCCAGTGGTGGAGCTAGATTTTGCATCACTTGGTTGGTGGTCCATCCAATGCAAAAAGTTCCGTTGGGCCCCTCCATGTTTATTTTAGCCAGAATGTttcatgattatgatgatgaaattcTTAATTAGCTTAGAAGTGAACGTCTAGTGGCTTCCACAACCTGGGACCCTGTAGGCCCCTATCACCATCCAATGCAGGTGAACTTGCACAAAGACCAAAAGGTCGCTACCTATCTATCTAACCCTTTCTGATGGATGGCCAGTCATGCTGGACAATGGAAAAGGTACCCAAAAGCAGGACGAAGAATCGTGGCAAACCACCTATTTATTCCAGTATACGAGGTTATGCTTGGGTATCTGATGCTGAACTTGTTAAGAAAAACTAATACACCCAATTGACAAATAAATAGGGACTCACAAGGGATACTTACCCCAAAACAAAACTCAGACTGGCCGTAACCCGCACCCGCTTCCGCAGCTCTTGGAGGCTTCCCAGAGCCCATTGCTGATGAGCCACGCTTGTTAATGCCGTTACATGAGGCTGCTTCTGCCTCTGTAGCTAGCGGAGGTGGTGGAGATGGCGGCGAGGAAGGGGAGGTCGAGAATGTTTGAGTCTGTCTTTGGAACGGGTCATGATGGCCCTTGGCAGGTCCATTGCAAAATCCCGAGTCAATATcagactggaacatgtccacaaacAGCTGCTGCAGCTCCTCGAAGCTCTCCTGCCTCTGCAAATCCAAAGGCTCATTGTTATTATCATGTTTTCAATGGATGAACAGAGTCCAGTTATTGTCATGTTTTCAATGGATGAATAGAGTCCAGGAAAAAAGAACATCTCGTTTTCTAGTTTATTCCAGAGAAGTTCACCCAAGTTTCATTTTTAGTATCCAAGAAAAACCATGGAAGATATGGAACTCCAACAATCCTTTTTCAAGCCTTGAACAtacgtacatacatacatacaaaaaACAATATCTTTTGAAGCTACTGAAATCCCTCAAGTAAACATAAGCAAGATTTTAATGACTCGCTCACTCATATTTGGACAACTTTGTTATGTTTATTGATGAGTTTTCCAGTGGACAAGGAAATATGTATGCAAATCATATAGTTATGCTGTGAAAAGTCATCTGCAATGTCAAATTTTTTAATTTATGCTTAGCTCAgaatttgccccccccccccccaccccccccaaAGTGGGAACGCACCGAGAACCCCAAAAGTAGTCCAAGAACAGCAAGTTTTGGTTTGACTGCAAAATATGTCAAAAATCATATAGTTTttcttcgttcttcttccaagcccaGGATAAAGATTTTACAAACAACGGAACATATAAGATGATGGTTGGCGAAGTATGGTGATAAAATCAGTGTCGAAACCCAAAATGACAGCCATAGTGCCAACTAATGCtagattacaaaaaatatatcatctaAATCGGAGACCGCGAAGCCAATGGTTCTTACCGCTGGCCGCGTCTGGCTCATCATATGGGCCATCTCACCAAGGAAGTCCCCCATCCCCTGCATCTGCAAAACAATAGCAGAAAACGTCACTCCCACTATAAGCAAAATACCAACGGAAAGCTAGATTACAACACGCAATCCTTACGCTGTCGTcgctgtcttcttcttcttggtacaCCCCCACGTCGTAGAGGAACCGCTTGTTGGCGTCGGAGAGGACTGCACAAGAACAACAATGCGATCGGAGCACGAGGGCTCCATGCGATAAGTTTGCCAACTAGCTTGGTAGATCGGTTCGGCGGGTTAGTCAGTTTGTTGCAACATGTAAACAAGTGATGTGGTGTTGGACTGTGGGCAGATAAATATGGGGGAGGGGGTGGAGCTTGAGAGAAGGGAGATTTAGACCCGAATAGGCGCCCTGGATCTCCTGGAACTTCTCCTTGGCCTCCTCCATGTGCTTGGTGCCGCTGGAGGACGAGCACCTGTCCGGATGCCACCTCTGCAACAGGTTACAGATCAAGTTCAGATGAATTCGTAGCAGAACAAAGAAAAACAGAGCAGTTTCAGAGTTGGAGCAGAGCGAAATTTGGGACGAATCAAACAATGTTCGACGAGTACGGAGATGGCAGGACAGACGAAATACGCCGATAATTGGCTACAAGCACGGGTGTATGGGGATCTAAATCACCGGATCGACAAAGATCACGAGCTCCCTCGCATAAAGCAGGGGGCTGTGGCGCCGGCTGAGCTGCAGGAATACGAACGAGCTTTGGCGCCAACCTCCAATTTCCAAACTGGAGATCGGCGACCGGCAATCGTCCTTCCCCGGCCATGGCGCGAGGCGCAGTCCACGGCCGTGCCTCCCCGGCTCCCGGCCGAATCGAGAGCGGGCGAGCAGAGCAACCGCAACGCAGATGCGGAGGGAGGTTTCGAGAAAAGGAAACGCGGAGACGTGGCGCACGCCGGAGaaggaagggagggagggaggggccgAGGAGGGGGTCGGTGGTTCGCGCTCACCATGGCGAGCTTCCGGTAGGCGACCTTGAGGTCGGCGTCGGAGCACTCCTTGCTGAGCCCCAGCACGGCGTACAGGTCGCCGCCGCCGGGCGCCGCCGGGTCCCCGTCGCCGCCGGTGGCCATGCCGCGCGCGTCGCCGGCCGGAGGgtgcgccgggggaggaggaggaggctcctgAAGTTTCCCTTTTTCTCTCTCCTCGGCTGTCTGGGCTCCTCTCCACGCACTGCCTGCCCCTGGAAGCCTCTGGAAGCACGGCCATCATGCCCACTTGACCCTTTTTAAAATGCTTTTCTTTTATTATCTCTCTCAACCTGCGAATTTCTCCTTCTGGCTTTGTTTTCACGCCTTGGCTTGGCGCGTTGCCAAAAGGCGACGCCGTAGTAGCTTCTTGCTTCGAAAACCAACTTTCCATATTAAAATGCACATCTTTGCGACACCGTGGAGGCGCGTTGGTCCATTTTCTAATGAGGCATAACTAGGATGATCAAAGTGAGAGGCACGGTTAGCAATGTTGCATCGGTTTTAAAGTGATGCCTAGCTGCCTGCTCCCTCcatttcagtttataagtccgacatgtgtatctaggtcgtcaatttgaccaattTAATGATAATCATATATCACAAAAAATATAgcattaaaaactttagatgttctattttttaatgatataatttttatattaaacaatagattttttataagtcaaattgacgacctaggtacacgtgtgtgtgccttataaactgtgacggaggtagtATCATACTAAGTGATTTTTTAAAAGGTTTGTTTCGCTCATTAATTAAGAAGAAGAGAGTTGTTCGATTAATTCACGGAAAAACGAACGAAAACCGTTACTCCCtaggtcacggtttagaaggcacgcttggaaaatctctggaaccaaggtagttatcgattggttgtgagatgtagcaagtgtaaatgctaatgcgccaaatcaactgagaaaaatactagtattaatgtgtgagcagcaaattgggagggcgcatgcatgaTTTTTTAAAAGGTTTGTTTCGCTCATTAATTAAGAAAGAAGAGAGTTGTTCGATTAATTCACCGAAAAACGGTCGAAAACCGTTACTCCCtcggtcacggtttagaaggcacgcttggaaaatctctggaaccaaggtagttatcgattggttgtgagatgtagcaagtGTAAATGCTAacgcgcctaatcaactgagaaaaatactagtattaatgtgtgagcagcaaattgggagggcgcatgcatgaTTTTTCAAAAGGTTTGTTTCGCTCATTAATTAAGAAAGAAGAGAGTTGTTCGATTAATTCACCGAAAAACGGTCGAAAACCGTTACTCCCTCgaacacggtttagaaggcacgcttggaaaatctctggaaccaaggtagttatcgattggttgtgagatgtagcaagtGTAAATGCTAacgcgcctaatcaactgagaaaaatactagtattaatgtgtgagcagcaaattgggagggcgcatgcatgaTTTTTCAAAAGGTTTGTTTCGCTCATTAATTAAGAAAGAAGAGAGTTGTTCGATTAATTCACCGAAAAACGGTCGAAAACCGTTACTCCCTCgaacacggtttagaaggcacgcttggaaaatctctggaaccaaggtagttatcgattggttgtgagatgtagcaagtGTAAATGCTAacgcgcctaatcaactgagaaaaatactagtattaatgtgtgagcagcaaattgggagggcgcATGCACGATTTTTCAAAAGGTTTGTTTCGCTCATTAATTAAGAAAGAAGAGAGTTGTTCGATTAATTCACCGAAAAACGGTCGAAAACCGTTACTCCCTCGGTCACGGTTCAGAAGGCACGCTTGGAAAATCTCTGGAACCAAGGTAGttatcgattggttgtgagatgtagcaagtGTAAATGCTAacgcgcctaatcaactgagaaaaatactagtattaatgtgtgagcagcaaattgggagggcgcATGCACGATTTTTTAAAAGGTTTGTTTCGCTCATTAATTAAGAAAGAAGAGAGTTGTTCGATTAATTCACCGAAAAACGGTCGAAAACCGTTACTCCCTCGGTCACGGTTCAGAAGGCACGCTTGGAAAATCTCTGGAACCAAGGTAGttatcgattggttgtgagatgtagcaagtGTAAATGCTAacgcgcctaatca
This genomic stretch from Hordeum vulgare subsp. vulgare chromosome 6H, MorexV3_pseudomolecules_assembly, whole genome shotgun sequence harbors:
- the LOC123402041 gene encoding chaperone protein DnaJ-like isoform X1 codes for the protein MATGGDGDPAAPGGGDLYAVLGLSKECSDADLKVAYRKLAMRWHPDRCSSSSGTKHMEEAKEKFQEIQGAYSVLSDANKRFLYDVGVYQEEEDSDDSMQGMGDFLGEMAHMMSQTRPARQESFEELQQLFVDMFQSDIDSGFCNGPAKGHHDPFQRQTQTFSTSPSSPPSPPPPLATEAEAASCNGINKRGSSAMGSGKPPRAAEAGAGYGQSEFCFGTSDAKQAPRARGGNTSRRRNGQKQKLSSKHDVSSEDEMLSPQQPRVV
- the LOC123402041 gene encoding chaperone protein DnaJ-like isoform X2; the encoded protein is MATGGDGDPAAPGGGDLYAVLGLSKECSDADLKVAYRKLAMRWHPDRCSSSSGTKHMEEAKEKFQEIQGAYSVLSDANKRFLYDVGVYQEEEDSDDSMQGMGDFLGEMAHMMSQTRPARQESFEELQQLFVDMFQSDIDSGFCNGPAKGHHDPFQRQTQTFSTSPSSPPSPPPPLATEAEAASCNGINKRGSSAMGSGKPPRAAEAGAGYGQSEFCFGNLQSSGAG